Proteins from one Listeria weihenstephanensis genomic window:
- a CDS encoding sensor histidine kinase — protein MFYEVGKNKLKRRIFQRMLLIFSLTSLFTVGLLLFFISRYYTNIKVDAVLQETKAVSEAQLVAVDRKEAALVGMTQEIYKNSDLMNDVQIAMTHDYAEYVKRNIDNYYAQQGFYSVDLQSFLRSYFTYDDDVIAVQLVSADKEFTYTFPTNYGKWQPIYEKYGEKKLLQTVSRKENVFKLDESLVFKQVINDPSTLQPLGTVLMYTDKDFLSKLIPKTKEATTFAIMNSANESIYSNHPLPDLTTSDLEQGYKSGSGYIEQVEQKASGVSGQIIVPESQIGGIPVLQWILFGVGVLLVIISIAINFFISKRYSKRIEVIIDGMDQMEKGELKAKLPVDEREDELTLISQSFNKMGASLNDYIKQVYTLEIEEQKAQLKALQGQVEPHFLYNSLEAIRMNARLEGAKVTSNMIYHLSTLLRYTADNIEMVTLADEVNYVRQYLQFMELRYQQEVPFFLEVEEPILEHPFLKFTLQPLVENFFKYARHEDKRTSLTFSAKRDGDVLEVRMRDDGLGITNDKMHQIERDLADEKGEPGRIGLVNIHRRIQLYFGEQYGLAITSIEGEGTEVILRVPYTSEGRKNYVENAFSR, from the coding sequence GTGTTTTATGAAGTGGGCAAAAACAAGCTAAAACGACGTATTTTTCAGCGTATGTTACTCATTTTTTCGCTAACATCTTTGTTTACCGTGGGGTTATTGCTTTTCTTTATTTCAAGATACTACACGAATATCAAAGTCGATGCGGTGTTACAAGAAACGAAAGCGGTTTCAGAGGCGCAACTCGTTGCAGTAGATCGGAAAGAAGCGGCGCTGGTCGGGATGACGCAGGAGATTTACAAGAATAGCGATCTGATGAATGACGTCCAAATTGCGATGACGCACGATTATGCCGAATATGTGAAGCGGAATATCGATAATTACTATGCTCAACAAGGGTTTTACAGCGTGGATTTACAAAGTTTTCTCCGTTCTTATTTTACATATGATGACGACGTGATTGCGGTACAGCTTGTGTCGGCGGACAAGGAGTTCACCTACACTTTTCCAACGAATTATGGTAAATGGCAACCAATCTACGAAAAATATGGCGAGAAAAAATTACTACAAACGGTATCGCGTAAGGAAAATGTTTTCAAATTGGATGAGAGTCTTGTGTTCAAGCAGGTTATTAATGATCCGAGTACGCTGCAACCACTTGGGACTGTGTTGATGTATACCGACAAGGACTTTCTTAGTAAACTGATTCCAAAGACGAAAGAAGCGACCACGTTTGCCATTATGAATAGCGCGAACGAGAGTATTTATAGTAACCATCCGTTGCCAGACTTAACCACATCAGACCTCGAGCAAGGGTATAAATCAGGTAGCGGCTACATCGAGCAGGTCGAGCAAAAAGCATCGGGAGTTTCAGGACAGATCATCGTTCCAGAGAGCCAGATCGGCGGTATCCCCGTGTTGCAATGGATCTTGTTCGGCGTCGGCGTACTTCTCGTCATCATCTCGATCGCGATCAATTTTTTCATCAGCAAACGGTATTCCAAGCGTATCGAAGTCATTATCGACGGCATGGATCAGATGGAAAAAGGCGAACTGAAGGCCAAACTTCCTGTCGATGAACGCGAAGATGAACTGACGCTAATCAGTCAAAGTTTCAACAAGATGGGTGCCAGTTTGAACGATTACATTAAGCAGGTGTATACGCTTGAAATCGAGGAGCAAAAAGCGCAATTAAAGGCGCTGCAAGGTCAAGTTGAGCCGCATTTTTTGTATAATTCATTGGAGGCAATTCGGATGAACGCGAGGCTTGAGGGCGCGAAGGTGACGAGCAACATGATCTATCACCTGTCCACGTTACTCCGCTACACGGCCGACAATATCGAGATGGTGACGCTCGCCGATGAGGTCAATTACGTCCGCCAATACCTACAATTCATGGAACTCCGCTACCAACAAGAAGTTCCATTTTTCCTAGAAGTCGAGGAACCAATACTTGAACACCCTTTCTTGAAATTCACACTACAACCACTCGTTGAAAACTTCTTCAAGTACGCGCGTCATGAGGATAAACGAACGAGTTTAACATTCAGTGCTAAGCGCGATGGCGACGTACTTGAAGTGAGGATGCGCGACGATGGGCTGGGTATTACGAATGATAAAATGCATCAGATAGAGCGCGATTTAGCGGATGAAAAGGGAGAACCAGGCCGAATTGGTCTTGTGAATATTCATCGCCGAATTCAGCTTTATTTTGGGGAACAATACGGGCTTGCGATTACGAGCATAGAAGGCGAAGGCACCGAAGTGATTCTGCGAGTTCCGTACACATCTGAGGGGAGGAAAAACTATGTTGAAAATGCTTTTAGTAGATGA
- a CDS encoding GNAT family N-acetyltransferase, producing the protein MHIKTAKSKEDSQHISKLAHQIWHEHYPSIITEEQIDYMLTKFQSDEAIYSEMANGTTYLMAYKSDEFVGYAAFYQKDAELFLSKLYIDPAHHKQGIGKQLFAQVTAFAKDNNLPAIRLYVNKYNTSSIEAYKKMGFIVEKEIVTDVGSGFIMDDYTMTFPI; encoded by the coding sequence GTGCATATCAAAACCGCTAAATCAAAAGAAGATAGCCAACATATTTCCAAACTCGCGCATCAAATCTGGCATGAACACTACCCTTCGATCATTACAGAGGAGCAAATCGACTACATGTTGACTAAGTTCCAATCTGACGAAGCGATCTATAGCGAAATGGCGAACGGAACAACCTACCTCATGGCTTATAAATCTGACGAATTCGTTGGCTACGCAGCATTCTACCAAAAGGATGCAGAGCTGTTTCTGAGCAAACTCTACATCGATCCCGCTCACCACAAACAAGGCATTGGTAAACAACTTTTCGCTCAAGTTACCGCTTTTGCAAAAGACAATAACCTGCCGGCAATTCGCTTGTACGTCAATAAATACAATACCAGCTCCATCGAAGCCTACAAAAAAATGGGATTCATCGTTGAAAAAGAGATTGTGACTGATGTTGGATCAGGATTTATCATGGATGACTACACGATGACGTTTCCTATTTAA
- a CDS encoding Crp/Fnr family transcriptional regulator, with amino-acid sequence MREMLVELYSYRMVHRRFNYDNFLNTLLENRIPYEKKIVPKQTILISEKEPDPSVYFIESGIVSLERDKQLISFLGLNQIAGLSNTFIIDESLYTFKTLEKCTLYVFKREAIIELLLSMQEGWIYLYMNHMNHNSFLVDKCLMMREPSEMKLKHCLAELLQKYAIMQDNVLALPKCFTKKVVSNYANVSTKTMTQMWKTWSESGFIDGEANQFIFYSTVFLQD; translated from the coding sequence ATGCGAGAAATGTTAGTTGAATTATATAGTTATCGCATGGTTCATCGTAGGTTCAATTATGATAATTTTTTAAATACACTACTAGAAAATCGGATACCGTATGAAAAAAAAATAGTCCCGAAGCAAACGATTTTAATATCAGAAAAAGAGCCAGATCCGTCTGTTTACTTCATTGAGAGTGGCATTGTATCATTGGAACGTGACAAGCAATTAATTTCTTTTTTAGGGTTAAATCAAATTGCGGGTTTGAGTAATACGTTTATTATTGATGAGAGTCTATATACGTTTAAAACGCTAGAAAAGTGCACGTTGTATGTATTTAAACGAGAGGCCATTATTGAGCTATTGCTTAGTATGCAAGAAGGCTGGATTTATCTATATATGAACCATATGAATCATAACAGCTTCTTAGTGGATAAGTGTTTGATGATGCGCGAGCCTAGTGAGATGAAATTAAAACACTGTTTGGCGGAGTTACTACAAAAATATGCCATTATGCAGGATAATGTATTAGCTCTTCCAAAGTGCTTTACAAAAAAAGTTGTTTCAAACTATGCTAATGTTAGCACAAAAACAATGACTCAGATGTGGAAAACATGGAGTGAATCTGGATTTATTGACGGAGAAGCAAACCAGTTTATATTCTATTCTACTGTTTTTTTGCAGGATTAA
- a CDS encoding YesL family protein, which translates to MDKVEKMDKFFVASQWLIRFVWANIIWMFLTVLGLGIFGFMPATAALFTVTRKWSQKDIDIAIWPTAWKAYKKAFFETNIAGLCFAAVLVFLYIDLRIVFATMNGLLSTALYFFLFFLVAMTLLALVNYFSVYAHFIYPLRGYIIQSFLLAFTSWKTSLLLIAGFGVAVYLIAQVPALILFISGVLPAYWVMKVNLIRFQKMQAKMSVQTE; encoded by the coding sequence ATGGATAAAGTAGAAAAAATGGATAAATTCTTCGTCGCAAGTCAGTGGTTAATTCGCTTCGTTTGGGCCAATATTATCTGGATGTTCCTTACCGTTCTAGGACTTGGAATATTCGGCTTCATGCCAGCAACCGCGGCTCTTTTTACCGTCACAAGAAAATGGTCGCAAAAAGATATCGATATCGCGATTTGGCCAACCGCTTGGAAGGCATATAAAAAAGCCTTTTTCGAGACTAATATAGCGGGACTTTGTTTTGCAGCAGTCCTCGTCTTTTTATACATCGACTTGCGGATCGTTTTTGCAACGATGAACGGCTTACTATCAACGGCACTATACTTCTTCTTGTTTTTCCTGGTCGCGATGACATTACTCGCACTCGTGAACTATTTTTCCGTGTACGCGCATTTCATTTATCCATTACGCGGCTATATTATCCAATCATTCTTACTCGCTTTCACCAGCTGGAAAACGTCGCTATTACTCATCGCAGGCTTCGGTGTGGCTGTTTATTTGATCGCACAAGTACCAGCGCTAATCCTCTTTATTTCAGGCGTTTTGCCAGCCTATTGGGTGATGAAAGTAAATCTGATTCGTTTTCAGAAAATGCAAGCAAAAATGTCGGTGCAAACAGAGTAA
- the dnaB gene encoding replicative DNA helicase: MDLQDRTPPQNIEAEQAVLGAVFLQPEALITASEILMPDDFYRQAHQLIFEAMLELSDQGKAVDVVTIYEALASTGKIEDVGGLPYLTELSGAVPTAANLEYYAHIVEDKALLRRLIRTATQIASDSYAREDEVETLMDEAEKNILEVSSRKNVGAFKNIKDVLVKTYDDIEVLHNRKGDITGIPSGFSALDHMTAGFQRNDLIIVAARPSVGKTAFALNIAQNVATKTDENVAIFSLEMGAEQLVMRMLCAEGNINAQNLRTGALTSDDWQKLTIAMGTLSNSGIYIDDSPGVRVNEIRSKCRRLQQEAGLGMIVIDYLQLISGSGRNGGENRQQEVSEISRSLKALARELKIPVIALSQLSRSVESRQDKRPMMSDIRESGSIEQDADIVAFLYRDDYYDHESENDGTIEIIIAKQRNGPVGTVQLAFVKEYNKFVNLEVRFDDSQVPHGA, encoded by the coding sequence GTGGATTTGCAAGATCGCACACCACCTCAAAATATTGAGGCTGAACAAGCCGTTTTAGGAGCCGTTTTTCTGCAACCAGAAGCGCTGATTACGGCCTCCGAAATTTTAATGCCAGATGACTTTTACAGGCAAGCGCATCAACTTATTTTCGAGGCTATGCTTGAACTGAGCGACCAAGGAAAAGCAGTCGATGTCGTTACTATTTATGAAGCGCTAGCCTCCACTGGCAAAATTGAAGACGTCGGTGGCTTGCCTTATTTGACCGAGTTATCCGGTGCGGTTCCGACCGCGGCCAATTTAGAATACTACGCTCATATTGTGGAAGACAAGGCCTTGCTCCGCCGATTGATTCGGACTGCGACTCAAATCGCGTCGGACAGTTACGCACGTGAGGATGAAGTCGAAACACTGATGGACGAAGCTGAAAAGAACATTTTAGAAGTATCTTCCCGTAAAAACGTTGGAGCTTTTAAAAATATTAAAGATGTCCTCGTCAAAACATATGATGATATCGAGGTTCTCCATAATCGGAAAGGGGATATTACCGGTATTCCGAGTGGATTTAGCGCGCTCGACCATATGACTGCGGGCTTCCAGCGTAACGATTTAATTATCGTTGCTGCCCGACCGTCTGTTGGTAAAACTGCCTTTGCACTGAACATTGCACAAAACGTCGCGACTAAAACCGATGAAAATGTTGCGATTTTTAGTTTGGAAATGGGCGCGGAGCAACTCGTTATGCGGATGCTCTGCGCAGAGGGAAATATCAACGCTCAAAATCTTCGTACGGGTGCTTTAACATCAGATGATTGGCAGAAACTCACCATTGCAATGGGAACATTATCCAATTCTGGAATCTATATCGATGATTCGCCAGGCGTACGCGTGAATGAAATCCGTTCAAAATGTCGTCGTTTACAGCAAGAAGCAGGGCTCGGCATGATCGTAATCGATTACTTACAGTTGATTTCAGGAAGTGGCCGAAATGGCGGCGAAAACCGACAACAAGAAGTTTCCGAAATTTCACGTTCTCTAAAAGCTCTAGCACGTGAACTCAAAATTCCGGTTATCGCGCTATCACAGCTATCACGTAGCGTGGAATCGCGCCAAGATAAGCGTCCAATGATGTCCGATATTCGTGAATCTGGTTCGATCGAGCAAGATGCGGATATCGTTGCCTTCCTTTATCGTGACGATTACTACGATCATGAAAGTGAAAATGATGGCACGATAGAAATTATCATTGCCAAACAGCGTAACGGACCAGTTGGGACAGTCCAACTAGCTTTTGTGAAAGAGTATAATAAATTCGTCAACCTTGAAGTGAGGTTTGATGACTCCCAAGTTCCGCATGGAGCCTAG
- a CDS encoding glycoside hydrolase family 125 protein, which produces MTTKNVPKSFQKMIDRVAEVFPEHEKLQEMFQKCFLNTYTTTLTETKEGLPFVITGDIPAMWLRDSTSQIRPYLMVAENDPEMAAVIAGLVKQQMRFIQLDPYANAFNQEANGKGFQADKTEMTPHVWERKYEIDSLCYPIQLGYLLWKSTGSLSHFDTDFRQGVAAILDVWKTEQHHETESPYSFERMDVRQSDTLNRDGKGTEVAYTGMTWSGFRPSDDACLYGYLVPSNMFAVTVLGYLEEINAACWEDATLATQIGTLKTEIEQGIQTHAVQNHPYYGDMYAYEVDGTGRKNFMDDANVPSLLAAPYLGYGDFDDPKYLATRKFILSRENSFYVEGSQLTGIGSPHTPDHYVWPIALSVQGMTATNLPEKLAILDMLVEADGDTGFMHEGVNASNHHEYTREWFAWSNAMFSEFVLSLCGVCVKGSPLAKNIK; this is translated from the coding sequence ATGACGACGAAAAATGTGCCGAAAAGTTTTCAAAAAATGATCGATCGGGTGGCGGAAGTTTTCCCAGAACATGAAAAATTACAGGAAATGTTTCAGAAATGTTTCTTGAATACGTATACGACAACGCTAACGGAGACAAAAGAAGGATTGCCGTTCGTGATTACGGGAGATATTCCAGCGATGTGGTTGCGCGATTCAACGAGTCAAATTAGACCGTATTTGATGGTGGCGGAAAATGATCCGGAGATGGCGGCGGTGATTGCGGGGCTTGTGAAGCAACAAATGCGTTTTATTCAGCTGGACCCGTATGCGAACGCGTTCAATCAGGAAGCGAATGGGAAAGGTTTTCAGGCAGATAAAACAGAGATGACGCCGCACGTTTGGGAGCGGAAATATGAGATTGATTCGCTGTGTTATCCGATCCAGTTGGGATATTTATTGTGGAAGAGTACAGGAAGTCTCTCGCATTTTGATACAGATTTCCGTCAAGGTGTGGCCGCGATTCTGGATGTTTGGAAAACGGAGCAGCATCACGAAACCGAGTCGCCGTATTCATTTGAACGCATGGATGTGCGCCAATCAGACACGCTGAATCGTGATGGGAAAGGGACAGAAGTCGCGTATACAGGCATGACGTGGAGTGGCTTCCGACCGAGCGATGACGCTTGTTTATATGGTTATCTCGTACCGAGCAATATGTTCGCCGTCACAGTTCTTGGCTATCTAGAAGAAATCAATGCGGCGTGTTGGGAAGATGCGACACTTGCGACACAAATCGGCACGCTCAAAACTGAAATCGAGCAAGGCATCCAAACGCACGCGGTTCAAAATCATCCCTATTATGGCGATATGTACGCGTACGAAGTCGATGGCACAGGCCGCAAAAATTTCATGGATGACGCGAATGTTCCAAGCTTACTCGCAGCGCCGTATCTAGGTTATGGCGATTTCGATGATCCAAAATATTTAGCAACGCGGAAATTCATTTTAAGTCGGGAAAATTCTTTTTACGTGGAGGGAAGTCAGCTTACAGGAATCGGCAGCCCGCACACGCCAGACCATTACGTTTGGCCGATCGCGCTTAGCGTTCAGGGAATGACAGCTACGAATTTGCCTGAGAAATTAGCGATTCTAGACATGCTAGTTGAGGCAGACGGTGATACTGGTTTCATGCACGAAGGCGTCAACGCAAGCAATCATCATGAATATACGCGCGAATGGTTCGCCTGGTCGAATGCCATGTTCAGCGAGTTCGTTCTGAGCCTATGCGGCGTCTGCGTGAAAGGTTCCCCGCTAGCTAAAAATATCAAATAA
- the rplI gene encoding 50S ribosomal protein L9, translating to MKVIFLKDVKGTAKKGEIKEVAEGYAQNFLIKKGLATEATNTSISALEGQKKKTEKEAAQELADAKALKDTVEKLTIELKTKSGEGGRLFGSITSKQIAQALEKDHKIKVDKRKIELPEPIRALGHTKVPVKLHHEVVATLDVHVSEEK from the coding sequence ATGAAAGTTATATTTTTAAAAGACGTAAAAGGCACAGCAAAAAAAGGTGAAATCAAAGAGGTAGCAGAGGGTTACGCGCAAAACTTCCTCATTAAAAAGGGCTTAGCGACAGAAGCGACAAACACGAGTATCAGCGCGCTTGAAGGCCAAAAGAAGAAAACTGAAAAAGAAGCAGCGCAAGAACTCGCAGACGCAAAAGCCCTAAAAGATACCGTTGAGAAATTAACGATTGAACTTAAAACAAAATCAGGCGAAGGCGGCCGACTTTTCGGATCAATCACATCCAAACAAATCGCCCAAGCCCTTGAAAAAGACCACAAAATCAAAGTCGATAAACGCAAAATCGAGCTACCAGAACCAATTCGCGCACTAGGACACACAAAAGTTCCCGTGAAACTACACCACGAAGTAGTAGCAACACTAGACGTACACGTTTCCGAAGAAAAATAA
- a CDS encoding alpha-mannosidase: protein MKKTAYIISHSHWDREWFLPLETLRYRLVTLIDETADLLENKDGFEFFHMDGQTIMLEDYLAVKPDARARMERLVRDGKLRVGPWYMLQDAFLTSSEANVRNLVYGMQDAERFGAVEKIGYFPDTFGIYGQAPQLVKQAGIDSVIFGRGVKPTGFNNQVFEGGYTSPFSEMFWNAPDGSQVLGVLLANWYSNGNEIPVEREAAKEFWDKKFADVESYASTDALLFLNGCDHQPVQVDLPEALDVARELYPDIDFKHSNFTEYVAALREELPVDDLQVIEGELTNQRTDGWSTLVNTASSRMYLKQANQRVQQLLEKQVEPIAVIATRVGTAYPEEYLKFTWKLLMENQIHDSITGCSLDAVHKEMETRFMRAEQAARAILDDKVARIVKQVNTTAKFDREAVPIVAFHTSGYTATRVVTVDVELDRTYFAEMPFEEIPAYLDGLPSVTLEIRDGDGNLVDADVTELGMQFDYELPERAFRRPYFARRYQVSFVAADLPRLGFATYFAVPVAGEKEIISLENNAKHLENQFLQVEIAENGSYSVTSKETGHTFTGLGGYVDQGDIGNEYMFKETGDEKRVGTGNLIAECVVISDSAVRKVVEITHKMMLPESADPVAFEDEKARVVWHPGRKAPRSAVLKEFVVTTRLTLDADARALQVDVKMENQIEDHRLRAIFPTGTKRATHFSDSVFEIVERPNEVSEEWQNPSNDQRQQAFVALGGLMVVNRGLPEYEVSTDGSEIRLTLLRANSEIGDWGNFPAPEAQSLGEQTARFYVMPYVEETLKTEAVKWAYELQMDPIAVQAMGQHEGELSPSEDFASWEDTPGLVFSSWKRATSQDAEILRFYSVAESVREMVLWEDMRKTTILEERNIDEAAGAKWSVAPSEIITWRKEDEA, encoded by the coding sequence ATGAAGAAGACAGCGTACATAATTTCACATTCACATTGGGATCGAGAGTGGTTTTTACCGCTAGAAACGCTGCGTTATCGTTTGGTGACTTTGATCGATGAGACGGCGGATTTATTGGAGAATAAGGACGGATTTGAATTCTTTCATATGGATGGGCAGACGATCATGCTGGAGGATTATTTGGCGGTGAAGCCGGATGCGCGGGCGCGGATGGAACGCTTGGTTCGGGACGGGAAACTGCGAGTGGGTCCTTGGTATATGTTGCAAGATGCGTTTTTGACGAGTAGTGAGGCGAATGTTCGGAACCTCGTATACGGGATGCAGGACGCGGAACGCTTTGGTGCTGTGGAGAAAATCGGCTATTTTCCAGATACGTTTGGGATTTATGGCCAGGCGCCACAACTTGTGAAGCAGGCGGGGATTGATTCGGTGATTTTTGGACGTGGTGTGAAGCCGACTGGATTTAATAATCAGGTTTTTGAGGGCGGTTACACGTCGCCGTTTTCTGAGATGTTTTGGAATGCTCCGGATGGATCGCAGGTTCTTGGGGTTTTACTTGCGAATTGGTATTCGAACGGGAATGAGATCCCGGTGGAGCGCGAGGCTGCGAAGGAGTTTTGGGATAAGAAGTTTGCGGATGTGGAGAGTTATGCTTCAACGGATGCGCTGCTGTTTTTGAACGGTTGCGATCATCAGCCGGTGCAGGTGGATTTGCCGGAGGCGCTGGATGTGGCGCGGGAGTTGTATCCGGATATTGACTTTAAGCATAGTAATTTCACGGAGTATGTGGCGGCGCTTCGGGAGGAGTTGCCAGTCGATGATTTGCAGGTGATCGAGGGCGAGCTTACGAATCAGCGGACGGATGGCTGGTCGACGCTTGTGAATACGGCCTCGTCGCGGATGTATTTGAAGCAAGCGAATCAGCGTGTGCAGCAGTTACTTGAGAAGCAGGTGGAGCCGATTGCGGTGATAGCGACGCGGGTTGGGACGGCGTATCCGGAGGAATATCTGAAGTTTACATGGAAATTACTGATGGAAAATCAGATTCATGATAGTATCACGGGATGTAGTTTGGACGCGGTTCACAAGGAGATGGAGACGCGGTTTATGAGGGCGGAGCAAGCGGCGCGCGCGATTCTGGACGATAAGGTGGCGCGGATTGTGAAGCAGGTGAATACGACGGCAAAATTTGATCGGGAGGCTGTGCCGATTGTGGCATTCCATACGTCGGGTTATACGGCGACGCGGGTCGTGACGGTGGATGTGGAGCTGGATCGGACGTACTTTGCGGAGATGCCGTTTGAGGAGATTCCGGCTTATTTGGATGGTTTGCCGAGTGTGACGTTGGAAATTCGTGATGGAGACGGGAATTTGGTGGACGCAGACGTGACGGAGCTTGGGATGCAGTTTGATTATGAGTTGCCAGAGCGAGCTTTCCGCAGACCTTATTTTGCGAGACGCTATCAGGTGAGTTTTGTGGCGGCGGATTTGCCAAGACTCGGATTTGCGACGTATTTTGCAGTGCCAGTTGCGGGTGAAAAAGAGATAATAAGCCTTGAAAATAACGCGAAACACTTGGAAAATCAATTTTTACAGGTGGAAATCGCTGAAAATGGATCATATTCGGTGACTTCGAAGGAAACGGGCCATACTTTTACGGGGCTCGGTGGGTACGTTGATCAGGGCGATATTGGGAATGAATACATGTTCAAGGAAACGGGCGACGAGAAGCGGGTTGGGACGGGAAATTTGATCGCTGAATGTGTCGTTATAAGTGATTCGGCGGTTCGAAAAGTGGTCGAAATAACGCATAAGATGATGTTGCCAGAATCGGCAGACCCAGTTGCTTTTGAGGATGAGAAGGCGCGTGTTGTTTGGCATCCTGGACGGAAGGCGCCACGTTCTGCGGTGCTGAAGGAGTTTGTCGTAACGACGCGTTTGACGCTGGATGCGGACGCAAGGGCTCTGCAGGTGGATGTGAAGATGGAGAATCAGATCGAGGATCACCGCTTACGGGCGATTTTCCCGACTGGAACGAAGCGCGCGACACATTTTAGCGATAGTGTTTTTGAAATTGTTGAACGTCCGAATGAGGTGAGCGAGGAATGGCAAAACCCAAGTAATGATCAGCGGCAGCAAGCGTTTGTGGCGCTCGGAGGCTTGATGGTTGTGAATCGTGGTTTGCCGGAGTACGAAGTTAGCACGGATGGCTCGGAAATTCGCTTGACGTTATTGCGTGCGAACTCGGAAATTGGAGATTGGGGGAACTTCCCGGCCCCTGAGGCACAGTCACTTGGAGAACAAACGGCTCGCTTTTATGTGATGCCATATGTGGAGGAAACGCTAAAAACCGAGGCTGTAAAATGGGCATATGAGTTGCAGATGGATCCGATTGCGGTGCAGGCGATGGGCCAACATGAGGGTGAACTTTCGCCGAGTGAGGATTTTGCTTCATGGGAAGATACGCCAGGACTTGTTTTTTCTAGTTGGAAGCGGGCGACAAGTCAAGATGCGGAAATTTTACGATTTTATAGTGTGGCGGAATCGGTGCGGGAAATGGTGCTTTGGGAAGATATGCGCAAAACGACGATTCTGGAGGAACGAAATATAGACGAAGCGGCGGGAGCCAAATGGTCGGTTGCGCCGAGTGAAATTATAACGTGGAGAAAAGAGGATGAAGCATGA